One Rossellomorea aquimaris DNA window includes the following coding sequences:
- a CDS encoding carbohydrate ABC transporter permease, translating into MSSPSLGTSKENPTVLPSKRPINVKKIAKRALQYGTLLFVTLIMVGPFLWLLATSLKSGSENIFAYPPQFIPEKITFGNYVEVMEFFPFWRYLFNSVVVSVVTVLLNIVFCSLAAYPLARMNFRGKNIVFVLILSTMMVPFQLLMIPIYLLALDLGLQNTYAGLILPHATTAFGIFLMRQAFLTIPYELDESARMDGANAFQIWWRVLMPLVKPSLVTLAIFTFMMAWGDFLWPLIILNDTSMYTLPLGVNTLAGSFSANWRYIAAGSIISILPIIIIFAILQRHFIAGAMKGAVKG; encoded by the coding sequence ATGAGTTCTCCTTCTCTTGGAACCAGCAAAGAAAATCCAACCGTACTACCTTCAAAAAGGCCAATTAATGTGAAAAAAATAGCCAAACGCGCTCTTCAATACGGAACACTCTTATTTGTCACACTCATCATGGTCGGACCATTCTTATGGCTCCTGGCTACGTCATTAAAATCAGGCAGCGAGAATATCTTCGCGTACCCGCCTCAATTTATTCCAGAAAAAATTACGTTTGGAAACTATGTCGAAGTCATGGAATTCTTTCCGTTTTGGCGGTACTTATTCAATAGTGTCGTGGTATCTGTAGTGACCGTTCTATTAAATATCGTGTTCTGTTCATTGGCGGCTTATCCTTTAGCCCGGATGAACTTCCGTGGTAAGAACATCGTCTTCGTCTTGATCCTTAGTACGATGATGGTTCCGTTTCAGCTGTTGATGATTCCCATCTATTTATTAGCGCTGGATTTAGGGCTTCAAAACACGTATGCAGGATTGATACTTCCTCATGCAACGACAGCCTTTGGAATCTTCCTGATGCGTCAGGCATTCTTGACGATTCCATATGAACTGGATGAATCAGCCCGCATGGACGGAGCGAACGCCTTTCAGATCTGGTGGAGGGTGCTTATGCCTTTAGTGAAGCCGTCACTGGTCACACTTGCCATTTTCACATTCATGATGGCGTGGGGAGATTTCCTCTGGCCCCTGATTATCCTGAATGATACAAGCATGTACACGTTACCTCTCGGCGTCAATACTCTTGCCGGTTCGTTCTCGGCCAACTGGCGCTATATCGCAGCCGGCTCGATCATTTCGATCCTTCCGATCATCATTATCTTCGCCATCCTGCAAAGACACTTTATTGCCGGTGCCATGAAAGGGGCCGTGAAAGGATAA
- a CDS encoding sugar ABC transporter permease: MKSNPLTPFLFLIPGVIILGAFIFYPMLNAIWLSFTDYNIVADAEFIGLENYKELFADALFWKVLGQTLLYLIIVVPALVILPIFLAILVNQQVKGIGFFRSAYYVPVVTSMVVVGIAWKWVYADRGILNYILESFGLIDEPINWLTSTSTSIFAVMVVTIWKGLGYYMVIYLAGLQSIPDDLYEAADIDGATKWKQIWHITIPLLMPSIMIVTIMSSISAMKVFEEIYVMTGGGPLNSSKTLVFYIYEEAFDKLQMGYASAAGVVLFVITLIFSVINIKFMSKKESDIKG, from the coding sequence TTGAAAAGTAATCCTTTAACACCGTTTCTGTTTCTGATACCGGGAGTCATCATTCTTGGTGCATTCATCTTCTACCCCATGCTTAACGCGATTTGGCTGAGCTTTACAGACTACAATATCGTTGCTGACGCAGAGTTTATTGGTTTGGAGAATTATAAAGAACTATTTGCAGATGCATTGTTCTGGAAAGTGCTGGGTCAGACCTTATTATACTTAATCATTGTTGTACCGGCACTCGTCATCCTGCCGATCTTCCTTGCGATTCTGGTGAACCAACAGGTGAAGGGAATTGGATTCTTCCGTTCAGCTTATTATGTTCCTGTTGTGACCTCGATGGTTGTTGTGGGGATTGCCTGGAAATGGGTTTATGCAGACCGCGGTATTTTAAACTACATACTGGAATCGTTCGGGTTGATTGATGAACCCATCAATTGGTTGACTTCAACATCAACGTCGATCTTTGCCGTCATGGTGGTCACCATTTGGAAAGGATTGGGGTATTACATGGTCATTTACCTCGCAGGGTTACAATCCATCCCTGATGATTTATACGAGGCAGCTGATATTGATGGTGCGACCAAATGGAAGCAAATCTGGCATATTACCATTCCGTTATTAATGCCTTCGATCATGATTGTTACGATCATGTCTTCGATTTCAGCCATGAAGGTCTTTGAAGAAATCTACGTCATGACGGGTGGGGGACCACTCAACAGTTCGAAGACATTGGTATTCTATATTTACGAAGAAGCCTTTGACAAGCTGCAGATGGGCTATGCCAGTGCAGCCGGAGTTGTCTTGTTCGTCATTACACTTATCTTCTCCGTCATAAACATCAAATTTATGAGCAAAAAAGAATCTGATATAAAGGGGTGA
- a CDS encoding ROK family protein produces MKVIGIDVGGTGVKGSVVNENGDILFEEKVPTDISKGRDGILESIHIVIDTLMKKDNAILGIGIGTAGRVNVHNGEIVFATANLPSWQGTNVKAEIESRYSLPCVVENDANAALIGELWKSQRKPQSAVMITLGTGVGGANAIDGDVLSGYHHQSGEWGHVVLVPNGKLCNCGKKGCIEQYLSGTALVQAVLTETELSFRHGSEIFEEYSKGNQQVKQVIDRYLDYLAITMYNISVSIDPEMIFIGGGVIDSKRHWWTLFQKKLKEYCVNTSVHPASLGNKAGMLGAAKLIFQVIEKRGEPIEK; encoded by the coding sequence ATGAAGGTCATCGGAATAGATGTTGGGGGAACGGGAGTCAAAGGCTCCGTTGTGAATGAAAATGGGGACATTTTATTTGAAGAAAAGGTTCCGACTGATATTTCAAAAGGAAGAGATGGGATACTGGAATCGATTCACATTGTGATTGATACTTTAATGAAGAAAGACAATGCCATCTTGGGAATCGGCATTGGCACGGCAGGTCGTGTGAATGTTCATAATGGTGAAATCGTATTCGCTACAGCGAATTTACCATCCTGGCAGGGAACCAATGTAAAAGCAGAAATCGAATCGAGGTACAGCTTACCTTGCGTTGTTGAAAATGATGCCAACGCGGCTCTCATCGGAGAGCTATGGAAGTCACAGAGAAAACCTCAATCTGCGGTCATGATCACACTCGGTACCGGGGTTGGAGGAGCAAATGCTATAGATGGTGATGTCTTAAGTGGCTATCATCATCAAAGTGGAGAATGGGGACATGTGGTTCTCGTTCCAAATGGAAAGCTATGCAATTGCGGGAAGAAAGGGTGCATCGAGCAATACCTTTCGGGTACTGCGTTAGTGCAAGCCGTTCTCACTGAAACGGAGCTCTCTTTCAGGCATGGCTCAGAGATTTTTGAGGAATATTCAAAGGGAAATCAACAGGTCAAACAGGTGATTGACCGATACTTAGATTATTTAGCCATTACGATGTATAACATTTCGGTGTCCATCGACCCGGAAATGATTTTCATCGGAGGCGGGGTCATTGATTCCAAGCGTCATTGGTGGACCTTATTTCAAAAAAAATTGAAAGAATATTGCGTTAATACGAGTGTTCATCCTGCTTCCTTGGGTAATAAAGCAGGCATGCTCGGAGCAGCTAAGCTCATATTTCAAGTGATAGAGAAAAGAGGGGAGCCCATTGAAAAGTAA
- a CDS encoding MurR/RpiR family transcriptional regulator produces the protein MNTQTASKSKLGGLINSYFPSLTKSEQKVAAVVLEQMEKALYYSVTDLADVAEVGETTVLRFCRKIGMKGYQEFKLAIAKDLSSLSQEEESDPSKPSGFIQSIASYTKNAIDETVNKLDDETLDRAIQLLSGAKSIHFFGVGTSGLTALDAKNRFLRIGYRSDAVIDPHIQSMTAATVGEGDVVIGLSISGSTKDTIDSLTLAKENGANVIAITYYARSPITKLADAVLLSGGKESPLEGGSMIAKISQLFVIDMLCTGLALHNKEYSLGMKEKTARAVVEKIY, from the coding sequence ATGAACACACAAACGGCGTCCAAGAGCAAGTTAGGCGGATTAATTAATAGTTACTTTCCTTCGTTAACGAAATCAGAGCAAAAAGTGGCTGCAGTCGTGCTGGAACAGATGGAGAAGGCCCTTTATTATTCCGTCACCGACCTTGCCGATGTGGCAGAAGTGGGAGAGACGACGGTTTTACGGTTTTGCCGGAAGATCGGAATGAAAGGGTATCAGGAATTCAAGCTGGCGATTGCCAAGGATTTATCCTCCCTTTCACAAGAAGAGGAGTCGGATCCGAGCAAGCCTTCAGGTTTCATTCAATCGATTGCTTCCTACACAAAGAATGCCATTGATGAAACCGTTAATAAACTGGATGATGAAACATTGGATCGAGCGATTCAACTATTATCAGGCGCAAAGTCCATCCACTTCTTTGGAGTTGGAACATCCGGACTGACGGCACTGGATGCGAAGAATCGTTTTTTACGGATCGGCTACAGGTCCGATGCAGTGATCGATCCTCATATTCAGTCGATGACGGCTGCCACAGTTGGAGAGGGGGATGTTGTCATTGGATTGAGTATTTCAGGGAGTACAAAGGATACCATTGATTCTCTGACGTTAGCGAAAGAAAACGGAGCGAATGTGATTGCGATTACGTATTACGCCAGGTCCCCGATTACGAAGCTTGCCGATGCTGTCCTCTTAAGTGGAGGGAAAGAATCTCCTCTTGAAGGTGGGTCCATGATTGCGAAGATCTCACAGCTGTTTGTCATTGATATGCTATGTACAGGCCTTGCCCTTCATAATAAAGAGTACTCTCTTGGAATGAAAGAAAAAACAGCAAGAGCAGTAGTGGAGAAAATCTACTAA
- a CDS encoding N-acetylmannosamine-6-phosphate 2-epimerase — protein MISKEIVFNQLKGKLVVSCQALQDEPLHGSDVMGKMAKAAYVGGASGIRANSAVDIEAIKGYVDLPIIGLVKRDYPQSDVYITATKKEADELIGAGVDIIAIDATDRPRPNGESLESLIAYLKAQGQTIMADVSTFDEALKAVKLGVDCVSTTMSGYTPYSPQQCCPDFILLKRLVDTLQIPVFAEGRISTPEDVKRAMDIGAHAVVVGSAITRPQEITKKFVQSIQSRGEKQDEHTNGVQEQVRRIN, from the coding sequence ATGATCAGTAAGGAAATCGTATTCAATCAACTGAAAGGGAAGCTCGTGGTTTCCTGCCAGGCACTACAGGATGAACCTTTGCACGGCTCGGATGTAATGGGGAAAATGGCAAAAGCAGCTTACGTTGGAGGCGCGTCCGGGATAAGAGCAAACAGTGCAGTCGACATTGAAGCCATAAAGGGCTATGTGGACCTGCCGATTATCGGCTTGGTGAAGAGAGACTACCCCCAAAGTGATGTCTACATAACAGCCACGAAAAAAGAAGCTGATGAACTGATAGGAGCAGGGGTAGATATCATTGCCATCGATGCAACTGACAGACCTCGTCCAAACGGTGAGTCATTGGAAAGCTTGATCGCTTACTTAAAGGCCCAAGGACAAACCATTATGGCGGACGTTTCTACATTTGATGAGGCGTTGAAGGCTGTGAAGCTTGGTGTGGATTGTGTCAGCACGACGATGTCGGGATACACCCCATACTCTCCTCAGCAATGCTGTCCGGATTTTATTTTATTAAAGAGATTGGTTGATACCCTGCAAATTCCTGTATTTGCTGAAGGAAGAATCTCTACGCCGGAGGATGTGAAGCGGGCGATGGATATAGGAGCTCACGCAGTTGTAGTGGGATCAGCAATTACAAGACCTCAGGAAATCACGAAGAAGTTTGTTCAATCAATTCAGAGTAGAGGAGAGAAACAAGATGAACACACAAACGGCGTCCAAGAGCAAGTTAGGCGGATTAATTAA
- a CDS encoding sugar ABC transporter substrate-binding protein: MNVMFKNGKFLLTLMLMFAMLFTAACNSSSSSSSEGQKEGTEEEPVEIEFWTMQLSPTFDDYLNGVISDFEKENPNVKVKWVDIPWGDMETKILSAVASKTAPDVANLNPQFAAKLAELDALVNMDEMVPEDVKNEYFENIWASNTFDGKTFGIPWYLSSQVTMYNSEIFKEAGLDPEKAPATFEELKEVSKTIKDKTGKYAFFPALDGSHLLETMVMMGVDLTNEDMTKATFNTAEGKESFNFFVDLYKDGLIPREVLTEGHSKAVDLYQAGEIAILASGPQFLTIVEENAPDILKATKTAPIITGETNKKNVAAMNVVVPKQSEHQKAAVDFSIFLTNAENQVEFDKQTAILPSIETALDDPYFSEEPADATPIDKARIVSAGQLKDSEVLIPPMSNFEELRTAMNEALHAAMLGDMTVDEALEQAEMKWNETLSK; this comes from the coding sequence ATGAACGTAATGTTTAAAAATGGAAAGTTTTTATTAACGCTTATGTTGATGTTTGCTATGCTATTTACAGCTGCCTGTAACAGCAGCAGCTCAAGCTCTTCTGAGGGACAGAAAGAGGGAACGGAAGAGGAACCAGTGGAAATTGAATTCTGGACGATGCAATTATCACCAACGTTTGATGATTATTTAAATGGGGTCATCTCCGATTTTGAAAAGGAAAACCCGAATGTGAAAGTGAAATGGGTCGACATTCCTTGGGGTGATATGGAAACAAAGATCCTTTCAGCGGTCGCTTCCAAGACGGCTCCCGATGTAGCGAACCTGAATCCTCAATTCGCGGCGAAATTAGCAGAGCTGGATGCGTTAGTGAATATGGATGAAATGGTTCCTGAAGATGTTAAGAATGAATACTTCGAGAACATCTGGGCTTCCAACACGTTTGACGGAAAAACATTCGGTATCCCTTGGTACCTTTCTTCTCAAGTAACGATGTACAACTCAGAGATCTTCAAGGAAGCAGGATTGGATCCCGAGAAAGCTCCAGCCACTTTTGAAGAGCTGAAAGAAGTTTCAAAAACAATCAAAGACAAAACGGGTAAATACGCATTCTTCCCGGCCCTTGATGGAAGTCATCTTTTAGAAACAATGGTCATGATGGGTGTAGACTTAACAAATGAAGATATGACGAAAGCAACGTTCAACACAGCTGAAGGAAAAGAGTCCTTCAATTTCTTCGTGGACCTTTATAAGGATGGTTTAATTCCTCGTGAAGTCTTGACAGAAGGTCACTCAAAAGCCGTTGACTTATACCAGGCGGGTGAAATCGCGATCTTGGCATCTGGTCCGCAATTCCTGACGATTGTAGAAGAAAATGCCCCTGATATATTAAAAGCAACGAAAACTGCTCCCATCATCACTGGTGAAACGAATAAGAAAAACGTGGCAGCGATGAACGTGGTTGTTCCGAAACAATCCGAGCATCAAAAAGCAGCAGTAGACTTCTCGATTTTCTTAACGAATGCTGAAAACCAAGTGGAGTTTGATAAACAAACGGCGATTCTTCCATCCATTGAAACAGCTTTAGATGATCCTTACTTTAGTGAAGAGCCGGCAGATGCTACTCCAATTGATAAAGCACGTATCGTATCAGCTGGTCAATTGAAGGACAGTGAAGTGTTAATTCCGCCGATGAGCAATTTCGAAGAGCTACGCACAGCTATGAACGAAGCCCTGCATGCTGCGATGCTTGGAGATATGACAGTGGATGAAGCTTTAGAGCAAGCAGAGATGAAATGGAACGAAACACTATCTAAATAA
- a CDS encoding alpha/beta hydrolase-fold protein — protein sequence MNSRLKECVMTSHYLRRDQLYYTYEYKRGQSNVVDLLFVQDGMDYIELGHIQQALEAVLETAESIHLFLVLVPPPSSEERYHLYHQQGERLESYIRFFQDELLMTVQSRFENEDKEIRKVGLLGDSLGAAVSVSIASEFPESWSHLLLQSGAFTASHVVKIQNLQKVDWQVYQVVGLQEEAVTYPLTGENLPILSYNRSLHKQLQSITDTITYYEEDEQHLWDFWRRDLPRAISFFVETIIKGERDERNV from the coding sequence TTGAATTCCAGATTGAAAGAATGCGTGATGACGAGTCATTATTTACGGAGAGATCAACTTTACTACACCTATGAATACAAGAGGGGTCAAAGCAATGTAGTAGATTTACTGTTTGTTCAGGATGGGATGGACTATATAGAACTTGGACATATCCAACAAGCTCTGGAAGCAGTTCTGGAGACCGCGGAATCCATTCATCTATTCTTGGTTCTTGTGCCGCCGCCAAGCTCTGAAGAACGCTATCATCTTTATCATCAACAGGGAGAGCGGCTCGAGTCGTACATTCGCTTTTTCCAGGATGAGCTTCTGATGACTGTTCAAAGCCGTTTTGAAAATGAAGATAAGGAGATTCGTAAAGTTGGTTTGTTAGGGGATTCTCTTGGAGCTGCTGTTAGTGTGAGTATTGCTTCTGAATTTCCGGAATCATGGTCTCACTTACTTTTGCAATCCGGTGCTTTTACAGCTAGTCACGTCGTTAAAATTCAAAATCTTCAAAAAGTTGATTGGCAAGTGTACCAGGTTGTCGGTCTGCAAGAGGAAGCGGTTACCTATCCACTAACAGGAGAAAACCTTCCAATCCTATCTTACAACCGAAGTCTTCACAAACAACTTCAATCCATCACAGATACCATTACATACTACGAAGAAGACGAGCAGCATCTCTGGGATTTTTGGCGCAGGGACTTACCACGTGCAATCAGCTTTTTTGTTGAAACAATTATAAAAGGGGAAAGGGATGAACGTAATGTTTAA
- a CDS encoding glycerate kinase, translating into MNFLIASDSYKDSLSAFEVGEAARKGILSVRSSAHVENSPMADGGEGTLDALLTCLDGEEKEVPVHDPLMNPVLARYVVFNGDTAFIESARSSGLPLVPFEKRNPLLSNTYGLGEQIKDAVVNGYRNIVISLGGSATNDGGVGMMQALGWTFYDEDGVEVGVEGNPLLKAASFSGHERLPQLEQCSFTIASDVTNPFHGDKGAAHIFGRQKGATSAGILELDAGLVKLASLFSEVYGIDVQDVPGSGAAGGLGGSIVAALNGVLRSGVDTIIELTRLEEKVMKADIVFTGEGSLDQQSLMGKVPVGVAKLAKKHGKKVIGIAGRIDTDLAEVNEYLDAVFSIQTECRSLEEALRSEVTSEQIRVTVEQIVRLLR; encoded by the coding sequence ATGAATTTTTTAATTGCTTCTGATTCCTATAAGGATTCATTATCAGCTTTTGAAGTGGGGGAAGCGGCTCGTAAGGGGATCCTTTCTGTTAGGTCATCCGCTCATGTTGAAAATTCTCCTATGGCAGATGGTGGAGAAGGGACCCTGGATGCCCTGCTCACATGCCTGGATGGAGAGGAGAAGGAAGTCCCGGTACATGATCCGTTAATGAACCCTGTTCTTGCGCGTTATGTTGTTTTTAATGGAGATACTGCCTTTATTGAGAGTGCCCGCAGCAGTGGACTTCCCCTCGTACCATTTGAGAAGAGGAATCCATTGTTGTCGAATACGTATGGGTTGGGGGAACAGATAAAGGATGCCGTCGTGAACGGATATCGCAATATTGTCATTTCCCTTGGCGGGAGTGCCACGAACGACGGCGGAGTCGGGATGATGCAGGCCTTGGGATGGACGTTTTATGATGAGGACGGAGTAGAGGTTGGAGTGGAAGGGAATCCATTGCTTAAGGCAGCTTCGTTTTCTGGTCATGAGCGGTTACCCCAACTGGAGCAATGCTCGTTCACGATTGCGAGCGATGTCACCAACCCTTTTCATGGAGATAAAGGTGCTGCCCATATTTTTGGCAGACAGAAGGGTGCCACCTCTGCAGGGATCCTGGAACTTGATGCCGGTTTGGTGAAGCTCGCTTCCCTATTTAGTGAAGTGTATGGGATCGACGTCCAAGATGTACCCGGATCGGGAGCTGCAGGAGGGCTTGGCGGAAGTATTGTGGCGGCTTTAAACGGGGTTCTCCGATCGGGAGTGGATACGATTATAGAGCTTACCAGGTTAGAAGAGAAAGTGATGAAGGCAGATATCGTCTTCACCGGGGAAGGAAGCTTGGATCAGCAATCACTGATGGGGAAAGTGCCGGTTGGGGTTGCAAAGCTTGCGAAGAAGCACGGTAAGAAAGTCATTGGAATCGCGGGTCGGATTGATACGGACTTGGCAGAGGTGAATGAATATCTGGATGCTGTTTTCTCGATTCAGACGGAATGCCGTTCTTTGGAAGAAGCGTTGAGGAGTGAAGTGACGAGTGAGCAGATTAGGGTCACGGTCGAGCAGATTGTGCGGTTATTAAGATGA